The following are from one region of the Halodesulfurarchaeum sp. HSR-GB genome:
- a CDS encoding methyltransferase domain-containing protein, which yields MYVLEFAGEDDPFAAAEARAAATDVEILAPGLGRAETVTPDRARGLAFTRRVSEAVGTSSGGPEAAVSVLKSAPLDRSGSIAVRARDVRGTAGIDTQQAERRLGQVLVDRGFAVDLSNPDHTLVALFADDLAVLGWEVLTAARDYGRQPTDRPFFQPGSMDPRLARAVLNLAGVGPADRVLDPMCGTGGLLIEAGRLGGTPIGFDAQEKMVRGTRQNLQAALDGSFLVARGDATALPLPDDSVDAVVFDAPYGRQSKIATHGLETLVRGALVEARRVSSRAVVVADRAYDQLAREAGWTLRERHDRRVHRSLTRFVHVLAPR from the coding sequence GTGTACGTCCTTGAGTTCGCCGGCGAGGACGACCCGTTCGCGGCCGCGGAGGCCAGAGCGGCGGCCACGGACGTCGAGATTCTCGCGCCGGGGCTCGGGCGGGCCGAGACGGTGACGCCGGATCGCGCCCGGGGGCTGGCCTTCACTCGCCGGGTCAGCGAGGCCGTGGGAACGAGTTCTGGGGGACCCGAGGCGGCCGTGTCCGTGCTGAAGAGCGCGCCGCTCGACCGGTCGGGCTCGATCGCGGTCCGGGCCCGAGATGTTCGGGGCACGGCCGGGATCGACACCCAGCAGGCCGAGCGGCGACTCGGTCAGGTGCTCGTGGATCGAGGCTTTGCCGTGGACCTCTCGAACCCGGATCACACGCTCGTGGCGCTCTTTGCCGACGACCTGGCGGTTCTCGGCTGGGAGGTGCTCACCGCGGCCCGGGATTACGGCCGCCAGCCGACCGACCGACCGTTCTTCCAGCCCGGGAGCATGGATCCCCGACTGGCCCGGGCCGTCTTGAACCTTGCCGGGGTCGGTCCCGCGGATCGCGTGCTCGACCCGATGTGTGGGACGGGCGGTCTGCTCATCGAGGCGGGGCGGCTGGGCGGGACGCCCATCGGGTTCGACGCCCAGGAAAAGATGGTCCGGGGAACGCGACAGAACCTCCAGGCGGCTCTCGACGGTTCGTTCCTGGTGGCCCGAGGTGACGCGACTGCCTTGCCGCTCCCCGATGACAGCGTCGACGCCGTCGTCTTCGACGCCCCCTACGGTCGGCAGTCCAAAATCGCGACCCACGGGCTGGAAACCCTGGTTCGAGGCGCGCTTGTCGAGGCTAGACGAGTCAGTTCGCGGGCCGTGGTCGTCGCCGATCGGGCGTACGATCAGCTTGCTCGCGAGGCCGGCTGGACACTACGCGAGCGCCACGACCGCCGGGTTCACCGCTCGCTCACGCGGTTCGTTCACGTTCTGGCGCCGAGATAG
- a CDS encoding TATA-box-binding protein → MTDPKETINIENVVASTGIGQELDLQSVAMDLEGADYDPEQFPGLVYRTQDPKSAALIFRSGKIVCTGAKSTDDVHESLHIVFDKLRDLSIQVEEEPEIVVQNIVTSADLGRQLNLNAIAIGLGLENIEYEPEQFPGLVYRLDEPEVVALLFGSGKLVITGGKRPEDAEHAVDKIVSRLEELGLLE, encoded by the coding sequence ATGACTGATCCCAAGGAAACCATCAACATCGAGAACGTGGTCGCCTCGACCGGGATCGGGCAAGAGCTCGATCTCCAGTCGGTCGCCATGGATCTCGAAGGGGCCGACTACGACCCCGAACAGTTCCCCGGACTGGTCTACCGGACCCAGGACCCCAAGTCGGCGGCGCTGATCTTCCGCTCGGGCAAGATCGTCTGCACCGGCGCGAAAAGCACTGATGATGTCCACGAGAGCCTGCACATCGTCTTCGACAAGCTCCGGGACCTCAGCATTCAGGTCGAGGAGGAGCCCGAGATCGTCGTCCAGAACATCGTCACCAGCGCCGATCTTGGCCGCCAGCTCAACCTCAACGCCATCGCGATCGGCCTGGGCCTTGAGAACATCGAGTACGAGCCCGAACAGTTCCCCGGGCTGGTCTACCGGCTGGACGAGCCCGAAGTCGTCGCCCTGCTGTTCGGCAGCGGCAAGCTGGTCATCACGGGCGGAAAGCGCCCCGAAGACGCCGAACACGCCGTCGACAAGATCGTCTCTCGGCTGGAAGAACTCGGCCTGCTCGAGTAG
- the hisG gene encoding ATP phosphoribosyltransferase, whose translation MRIAIPNKGRLHDPAVDLLDRAGIHVVDGEDRQLYADTVDPEITILFARAADIPEYIADGAADLGITGFDQAQEADCDVVKPLLDLEFGQCRIVVAAPEDGDITDIHDLDGKTVATEFPHITEKHFAAAGVDAEIVEVSGATELTPHVEMADAIVDITSTGTTLAVNRLAIIDEVLESSAHLFAHEDVLNDRKTSEIDRALESVLAAEDRRYLMLNAPAANLERIKEVIPGMGGPTVMDIADSDQVAIHAVVPESEVFRAVTRLKAEGATDILITEIERLVE comes from the coding sequence ATGCGTATCGCGATACCGAACAAGGGCCGGCTCCACGATCCGGCAGTCGACCTGCTGGACCGGGCGGGCATCCACGTGGTCGACGGCGAGGACCGACAGCTATACGCCGACACGGTCGACCCCGAGATCACGATCCTCTTCGCGCGGGCGGCGGACATCCCCGAGTACATCGCCGACGGTGCGGCCGACCTGGGGATCACCGGCTTCGATCAGGCCCAGGAGGCCGACTGTGACGTGGTGAAGCCGCTTCTGGACCTCGAATTCGGCCAGTGTCGAATCGTCGTCGCTGCTCCCGAGGACGGGGACATCACGGACATCCATGACCTGGACGGCAAGACTGTCGCGACGGAGTTCCCCCATATCACGGAAAAGCACTTCGCGGCGGCCGGGGTTGACGCCGAAATCGTGGAAGTCTCCGGTGCGACCGAGCTCACCCCCCACGTCGAGATGGCCGATGCCATCGTCGACATCACCAGCACCGGGACGACCCTCGCGGTCAACCGCCTCGCGATCATCGACGAGGTCCTGGAGAGTTCAGCGCACCTCTTCGCCCACGAGGACGTGCTGAACGACCGGAAGACTTCCGAGATCGACCGCGCGCTCGAATCCGTGCTTGCGGCCGAAGACCGCCGCTATCTCATGCTGAACGCGCCGGCGGCGAACCTCGAACGGATCAAAGAAGTCATTCCAGGGATGGGCGGCCCGACCGTGATGGACATCGCGGACTCCGATCAGGTCGCGATCCACGCCGTAGTGCCGGAGAGTGAGGTTTTCCGGGCGGTTACCCGACTCAAAGCAGAAGGGGCGACGGACATCCTCATCACCGAGATCGAGCGACTCGTCGAGTAA